A region of the Geminocystis sp. M7585_C2015_104 genome:
GACTACTACATGGCTCTAGCCTACACTGTTAGAGACAGGATGTTACAACGCTGGCTGGCCTCTGCCAACAGTTACTGGGAAAACAAAAATCGCATGGTTTGTTATCTGTCGGCAGAATATCTTTTAGGCCCTCATTTGGGTAATAATCTGATCAACCTGGGGATATATGAGCCGGTCAAACAAGCAGTAGAAGAGTTAGGATTGAATCTAGA
Encoded here:
- a CDS encoding glycogen phosphorylase, with protein sequence MPQEDERTGTSVATLKKAIANNLFYALGKFPATATDNDYYMALAYTVRDRMLQRWLASANSYWENKNRMVCYLSAEYLLGPHLGNNLINLGIYEPVKQAVEELGLNL